Within Limisalsivibrio acetivorans, the genomic segment CCTGCACCTCGGCAAGCAGGGTAACTTCTCCGACATCGGCTCACGCTACGGCGTTCTCAAGGCAACCTTCGACCTTTACACAGCATATGCGTACATGAGCGATATGATGGCAGGCAAAACACCCGAAAACGTCTTCGGCGACATCCAGCAGGCATGGATAGATTCCACACTCACCGCAAGCGATGCTTCAAACATATGTTTCGCAAGCTCCGTTTCCACAAACTCACTCGTATGGGATCTCACATCCCTCGATATCCCTGCGGACTTCAAGCAGATGTTCTACGCCAACGTCGACCACTGGGACGGCTTTCCCAATAAACGCAAAGCTCTCATCGAACAGCTCAGCATGCTCAGCCCCAACACCTTCATAATCGCAGGGGATATCCACGCCTCCTACGTAGGCAAGCATACCGGAACCAACGGAACAGCCGTTGCTGATTTCACAGGAACCTCCGTATCCTCCAAAACCTTTGTGGGCATGGTGGAGAATGTTGCCGAGGTTATCCTCTCCTCCGGCGCCTTCACAGAGGAACAGGGTGATGCTGTGCGTGAAACACTGATAACAAACCTCGACCAGACGATGATGACGGCGAACCCCTCAATGGTTTACGCAAACTCCTACGACCACGGCTATGTAACCGTAACAGCAAACGGCGAAGGTGTTCAGGCGGACTATGTACTCATCAGCAAGGATGCGATTACGGAAAACTACTACAGCAGAATGGACGAACTTGAAGATATGATCGCAAAGAAGAGCTTCCTTTTCTCTGACAATAATGTAACCGAGATCTGATTCTGACAGAGGGGAGTAGACCTCCCCTGCTCTTTTTGTGGATAATCATGCACACCCCCTGCTATCATTATGATAAAGGGGGTGTTTATGTTTGAAGCTGTAGAACTTGGACAAAAGGTTTCCAAGAAAACTTTCGAAAAGGAGCTTCCCGAACTCCGCACACGTCTGATAAGAGCCCAGAACGCCTTTCAGTCCTATAAAGGCCCTCTTATGGTCATATTCCACGGGCTGGACGGCGCAGGTAAGGGTGAGCTCATGAACTATATCGGCGGGCTGATGGATCTGCGAGATATCGAGATTAACACCTTCTGGAAGGAGACCGAGGCGGAGAGCAAGCGTCCCCCATTCTGGAAATACTGGATGTCCATACCCCAAAGGGGGCACATAAGCTTCTCCTTCGGCGCATGGTATACAGGGCCGATGCTCTCCCTCGTTAAGAACGAAACAGATATACCCGTCTTTGAGAGGCAGATGAAAAGGGCCGCCCGCTTCGAGGAAACCCTCGCCAATGACGGTGCTATAATACTCAAGTTCTGGTTCCATCTCAGCAAAAAATCGGCCAAGGGTAAGCTCGATGTACTCAAGAAGAAGTACGGAAAAGGTGATATATATGACCGTGCCATGTGGCACAGGGAGAAGTACGACGCCATTGTGAACGCCGCCGAGCGGGGGATCAGAATAACAGACTCCGCCTCATCCAGATGGCATCTTGTGGAAGCGGATGACAAATGGCACCGTACAAAGAAGGTTCTGGAGATTCTCACCGGAACCATGGAGGCCGCCCTCAAGAAGGAGGAGGCAGGGGTCTCCGCACAGCCCCCAGGCAATATAAACAGTGCACCCCCCGTGCTCTCCCGTATAGACCTCAGCAACTCCCTCGATAAAGGGGAGTATAAGAAATCCCTCGCCAAGCATCAGGAGAGGCTTAACACCCTCGCATGGGAGGTCTATAACCAGGGGAAATCGGTCATCGCCATGTTCGAAGGGTGGGATGCCGGCGGAAAAGGGGGCGCCATCCGCAGGCTTGTTCAGGGTATGGATATCAGACTGGTAAGCGTACATTCGGTGGCCGCTCCCACCCGAGAGGAGATAGCCCACCACTATCTTTGGCGCTTCTGGCGTGATATACCGAGAGAGGGTTTCATCTCCATCTACGACAGATCGTGGTACGGCCGTGTTCTTGTGGAGCGTGTGGAAGGCTTTGCCTCTCCGCAGGAGTGGGGGAGGTCCTACGAGGAGATCAACGACTTCGAGGAACAGCTCACCGAATCGGGGATTATCCTTCTGAAATTCTGGATGCACATAAGCCCCGAGGAACAGCTGAAACGCTTCAAGCAGAGGGAGGAACTCCCCTGGAAGCAGTATAAGATAACCGAAGAAGACTACCGGAACCGAGAGAAATGGGAGCTCTACGAGGATGCGGCGAACGAGATGATCGCCAGAACCTCCACAGGCTTTTCCCCTTGGACACTCGTTGCCGGAGATGATAAAAGATATGCACGAATAAAGGTAATGGAAACATTTTGTGAAAAACTGGAGGGATCACTGTGAACACCTATATCGACTATTTGAAGGTTTATGTATACCCCTACGCTGTGGACATCCTCGCTGCACTGCTGATCTTTTTTATCGGAAGGATGCTCATACGGAAGATATCCGATCTGGTATACAAAATGATGCAGAAGAGCAAGCTCGATGAAACACTGGCGATATTCCTTAAGAATATACTCTATACAATACTCTTTGCCGCAATAATAATCGCCGCCCTTAACAAGTTGGGCATACCCACCGCCTCCCTTGTTGCTGTTCTCGGTGCCGCAGGTCTGGCCATCGGCCTCTCCCTTAAGGACAGCGTGTCAAACTTCGGTGCCGGCGTTCTTATCATAATGCTCCGCCCCTTCAAGGCTGGCGACTTCGTTAATATAGCCGGCCAGATGGGTGTTGTGGAAAATATACAGGTCTTCCAGACCGTGCTTAAAACATTCGACAACCTGACTATTTACATCCCCAACTCCACCATTATGGGAACGGAGATCGTTAACTACACCGCCAGAGAAACCCGCATGGTGAACCTTATCATAGGCATAAGCTACGATGACGATATCAAGAAGGCCCGTGATATTATGATGGAAACCATGGCCGCCCATGAAAACACCCATGACGATCCCGCACCGGTAACAGGGGTTCTTGAGCTTGGCGACAGCTCCGTAAACATCTTTGCACGCTCCTGGGTGGACACACCTAACTGGTGGCAGACCAAGACCGATCTCCTCCAGCAGATCAAGGAGAACCTTGAGGCCGGCGGCATAACAATACCCTTTCCCCAGATGGATGTTCATATACAGAAAGAGGAAGTCTGACATTGAGAGTTCTCCACGTTGACACGGGGAGGGAATGGCGGGGTGGACAGAGGCAGGCCCTCTTCCTCCACCGCAGACTCCCCGCACTGGGAATAGAAAGCTTCCTCGCACCGAGAACCGGTGGGGAGCTTGCAAGGATGGAGCCCGGCTCATACCCTCTCCCCTTCAGGAGCGAGGCGGACCCTTCGTATATACTCAAGCTGAACAGGCTCACAAAAGAGCTCAAACCGGATATTGTACACTCCCACGACAGCCACTCCCTCACCCCGTGCATTGCGTGTACATACCTGAGCCCTTCGGTGAAGCTGGTACATACAAGACGAGTGGATTTCCCCCTAAAGAAGAAGATGTTCAACAAATACCTGCATCCCAGAGTGCACCCCGTTGCCATATCCCGAGCTGTGGCGGATATAATGATAAACGGGGGGGTAGACAGGGAAAAACTGCGGATAATCCACAGCGGTGTAGAGCTGAACCACGGCATCGATGAAGCTCTTCGTGAAGAGCTCCGGCAGCTGTGGCTACCGGATGCTGACTTCACATTCGGAAGCCTTGCCAACTTCGCCGATCATAAGGATTACCCCACACTCCTAAAAGCATTCTCCCTATACGCAGAAAAAAGCGATAAAGGTAAACTACTCCTCGTGGGTGACGGCCCTCTTTTTGATGAAATGAAGGAGCTGGCCTCAACACTTCCGGGGTTTGACAGGATGATCTTCACAGGCTTCTCCCCTCACGTACATGAGATGCTGTCGCTTATGGATCTCTTTGTTATAACCTCTAAAACCGAAGGACTCTGCACCACGATCATCGATGCCATGAACTCACACCTCCCCGTCCTCGCCACTGAAGCCGGCGGCATACCGGAACTGGTTAAGGACGGGGTAAACGGGCTCCTCTGCCCCGTGGGGGATGCTGAGTGTCTCGCCTCGGCAATGGAGAGACTGGTGAACAACGAAGGATTCAGAGGGGAGCTTGCAGACAATGCCCCCTCCACTGCGGCGGATTTCTCCGCTGATGCCATGGCTTCAAAATACGCTGAATATTACCGTGAGCTCGTAAACGGAGGCTGACAATGCGTGGTCTTTACGTCCATATTCCCTTCTGCCGTAGCAAATGCCCTTACTGTGCGTTCTACTCCATCGATGGATTCACCGGGCAGCTGGCCGGGGAATACACCAATGCTCTCATAAGGGACTTTGAGTCAATAGAAAACAAGGACTTCGACACCCTGTACATCGGCGGCGGAACTCCCTCCATGCTCCCATACAAGGATCTGGAACGCCTCCTCAAGGCATTGCCGGGCAACGGAGCAGAGGAGTTCACCTTTGAGATGAACCCCGATTCAGCCGATGAGGATACGCTCAGAATGCTCGGTGATCATGGCGTAAACCGGATTAGCCTAGGCTGTCAGAGTACGGATAACGA encodes:
- the pap gene encoding polyphosphate:AMP phosphotransferase gives rise to the protein MFEAVELGQKVSKKTFEKELPELRTRLIRAQNAFQSYKGPLMVIFHGLDGAGKGELMNYIGGLMDLRDIEINTFWKETEAESKRPPFWKYWMSIPQRGHISFSFGAWYTGPMLSLVKNETDIPVFERQMKRAARFEETLANDGAIILKFWFHLSKKSAKGKLDVLKKKYGKGDIYDRAMWHREKYDAIVNAAERGIRITDSASSRWHLVEADDKWHRTKKVLEILTGTMEAALKKEEAGVSAQPPGNINSAPPVLSRIDLSNSLDKGEYKKSLAKHQERLNTLAWEVYNQGKSVIAMFEGWDAGGKGGAIRRLVQGMDIRLVSVHSVAAPTREEIAHHYLWRFWRDIPREGFISIYDRSWYGRVLVERVEGFASPQEWGRSYEEINDFEEQLTESGIILLKFWMHISPEEQLKRFKQREELPWKQYKITEEDYRNREKWELYEDAANEMIARTSTGFSPWTLVAGDDKRYARIKVMETFCEKLEGSL
- a CDS encoding mechanosensitive ion channel family protein is translated as MNTYIDYLKVYVYPYAVDILAALLIFFIGRMLIRKISDLVYKMMQKSKLDETLAIFLKNILYTILFAAIIIAALNKLGIPTASLVAVLGAAGLAIGLSLKDSVSNFGAGVLIIMLRPFKAGDFVNIAGQMGVVENIQVFQTVLKTFDNLTIYIPNSTIMGTEIVNYTARETRMVNLIIGISYDDDIKKARDIMMETMAAHENTHDDPAPVTGVLELGDSSVNIFARSWVDTPNWWQTKTDLLQQIKENLEAGGITIPFPQMDVHIQKEEV
- a CDS encoding glycosyltransferase family 4 protein, which encodes MRVLHVDTGREWRGGQRQALFLHRRLPALGIESFLAPRTGGELARMEPGSYPLPFRSEADPSYILKLNRLTKELKPDIVHSHDSHSLTPCIACTYLSPSVKLVHTRRVDFPLKKKMFNKYLHPRVHPVAISRAVADIMINGGVDREKLRIIHSGVELNHGIDEALREELRQLWLPDADFTFGSLANFADHKDYPTLLKAFSLYAEKSDKGKLLLVGDGPLFDEMKELASTLPGFDRMIFTGFSPHVHEMLSLMDLFVITSKTEGLCTTIIDAMNSHLPVLATEAGGIPELVKDGVNGLLCPVGDAECLASAMERLVNNEGFRGELADNAPSTAADFSADAMASKYAEYYRELVNGG